The Chryseobacterium sp. 52 genome includes a region encoding these proteins:
- a CDS encoding DNA-3-methyladenine glycosylase I, giving the protein MSYCLAIDGMKPEGRKELHKNYHDNYYGFPIHDDNELFGRLILEINQAGLSWETVLKKEESFRKAYSNFDIHTIAAYTEDDRERLLNDTGIIRNRLKVNAAIENAKTIIELQKESGSFEKWLEHHHPKTLQEWMKLFKKTFKFTGGEIVNEFLMSTGYLKGAHAESCSVYETVLQHQPMWQKE; this is encoded by the coding sequence ATGAGTTATTGTTTAGCAATAGACGGGATGAAGCCCGAAGGCAGAAAAGAACTGCATAAAAATTACCACGATAATTACTATGGTTTTCCTATCCATGATGATAATGAGCTTTTTGGAAGGCTGATACTGGAAATCAACCAGGCAGGACTGAGCTGGGAAACTGTTTTAAAGAAAGAAGAGAGCTTCAGGAAAGCATACAGTAATTTTGATATTCATACCATTGCTGCCTATACTGAAGATGACCGGGAAAGGCTGCTGAACGACACGGGGATTATCAGAAACCGGCTGAAAGTAAATGCGGCCATTGAAAATGCTAAAACCATCATTGAATTACAGAAAGAATCCGGGTCTTTTGAAAAATGGCTGGAGCATCATCATCCTAAAACTCTTCAGGAGTGGATGAAACTGTTCAAAAAGACATTCAAATTTACCGGTGGTGAAATTGTGAATGAGTTTTTAATGAGTACCGGATATCTGAAAGGTGCCCATGCAGAGAGCTGTTC
- a CDS encoding MazG-like protein, giving the protein MDKNNLDEIIQRSLDIREQYHQLEKQHHGTEWTLEEDALAYLTDAGLVGRDIMSHQKRWLKKDSEEELKHKLGENIWWLIVLADRTGIDIKEALDQFLTKTEKLF; this is encoded by the coding sequence ATGGATAAAAATAATCTTGACGAAATCATACAACGTTCTTTAGATATCAGAGAACAGTATCATCAGCTGGAAAAACAGCATCATGGCACAGAATGGACCCTGGAAGAGGATGCTCTTGCGTATCTTACCGATGCAGGACTGGTGGGGAGAGATATTATGTCACATCAGAAAAGATGGCTGAAAAAAGATTCTGAAGAAGAACTGAAACATAAATTAGGCGAGAATATCTGGTGGCTCATTGTATTGGCAGACCGTACAGGTATTGATATTAAAGAAGCATTAGACCAATTTTTAACCAAAACAGAAAAACTATTCTAA
- a CDS encoding alpha/beta hydrolase has translation MKFLFSFLFVLTFISFNAQQIYSKAYGNPKDPAVIFIHGGPSGNATLFEGTTAEKLANKGFYVIVYDRRGEGRSKDENASMTFKESFEDLNQIYKTYGIQKADILAHSFGGIIGTLYTKQFPEKVNALILAGALFSQQETYDYILKRAKEKFKNDPLKLKEISEIESLSKNSAAYRKRCYETASEMKLFTMPHSTAESKQLRSEYEAGDFYKTNFRNANSPIKFYQNEAQNNVDNKAVLKDIRKKGIPIFAIYGKDDGIFSEKQLNDMKNITGKNNFKIIDNCSHYLFVDQQEDFLKFIVPVL, from the coding sequence ATGAAATTTCTCTTCTCTTTTCTTTTTGTCCTGACATTTATTTCCTTCAATGCACAGCAAATCTATTCTAAAGCCTATGGTAACCCGAAAGATCCTGCCGTAATTTTTATCCACGGCGGTCCGAGCGGAAATGCCACATTATTTGAAGGAACTACAGCCGAAAAGCTGGCCAATAAAGGTTTTTATGTGATTGTCTATGACAGACGCGGAGAAGGCAGATCTAAAGATGAAAATGCTTCCATGACTTTTAAAGAAAGCTTTGAAGACCTTAATCAGATCTACAAAACCTACGGTATTCAAAAAGCGGATATTCTGGCGCACAGTTTTGGTGGAATTATCGGCACTCTTTACACCAAACAGTTTCCTGAAAAAGTTAATGCTCTGATTCTTGCTGGTGCTTTATTTTCACAGCAGGAAACTTATGATTATATTTTAAAAAGAGCTAAAGAGAAATTTAAAAATGATCCTTTGAAGCTTAAAGAAATCTCCGAGATTGAAAGTTTAAGCAAAAACTCTGCTGCTTATAGAAAAAGATGCTACGAAACGGCCAGCGAGATGAAATTATTCACCATGCCTCATTCTACGGCGGAAAGCAAACAATTAAGAAGCGAATATGAAGCCGGGGATTTTTATAAAACCAATTTCAGAAATGCTAATTCTCCCATCAAGTTTTATCAAAATGAAGCTCAAAATAATGTAGATAATAAAGCTGTTCTGAAAGATATCAGAAAGAAAGGAATTCCCATTTTTGCTATCTATGGAAAAGACGATGGTATATTTTCTGAGAAACAGCTCAATGATATGAAAAATATTACCGGGAAAAACAACTTTAAGATCATAGACAACTGCTCTCATTACTTATTTGTAGACCAGCAGGAGGATTTCCTTAAATTTATAGTCCCGGTCTTATAA
- a CDS encoding winged helix-turn-helix transcriptional regulator, which translates to MYEKKIPKDLTCGLNIAIEVVGGKWKANLLANISKGLKRPSELHKSIPQASARVLNQQLSELEFHGIITKKIYNVLPPKVEYSLTAGGESLLDVLYAMKKWGEGYKETFHSLIEAKLE; encoded by the coding sequence ATGTACGAAAAAAAAATACCAAAAGACCTCACCTGTGGTTTGAATATAGCAATAGAGGTAGTAGGAGGGAAGTGGAAAGCTAATCTGCTGGCCAATATAAGTAAAGGACTGAAACGCCCGTCAGAACTGCATAAATCGATTCCACAAGCATCCGCAAGAGTTTTGAATCAGCAGTTATCTGAATTGGAATTTCATGGAATTATTACAAAGAAAATTTACAATGTTCTGCCACCGAAAGTTGAATATTCTTTAACAGCCGGAGGAGAAAGCCTGCTGGACGTTCTCTATGCGATGAAAAAATGGGGGGAAGGATACAAAGAAACATTTCATAGTTTAATTGAAGCTAAATTGGAGTGA
- a CDS encoding DUF1304 family protein, with amino-acid sequence MMNGSLTRFTKALIIFVIIDFLLFFILEAIFWMEPFIYNILLAMFDNPPASLPYSMHALILKKLFINQGFYNLFLACGGIAGLYCIRKNKAVGYALILLACFSAVGAGLVLALTSKAYILAFLQAVPAAMVCIKLYPVLKKELNP; translated from the coding sequence ATGATGAATGGATCTCTTACCCGTTTTACCAAAGCACTGATTATTTTTGTCATCATCGATTTTCTGCTGTTTTTTATCCTGGAGGCAATTTTTTGGATGGAACCTTTTATTTACAATATTTTACTGGCCATGTTTGATAACCCTCCGGCAAGCTTGCCCTATTCGATGCATGCTTTAATTCTTAAAAAGCTATTTATCAACCAGGGATTCTATAATTTATTTTTAGCCTGTGGTGGTATTGCAGGACTGTATTGCATCAGAAAAAATAAGGCTGTTGGGTATGCACTGATCTTATTAGCCTGTTTTTCTGCAGTGGGAGCAGGATTGGTCCTGGCGTTAACCTCAAAGGCTTATATTTTAGCATTTCTTCAGGCAGTGCCGGCTGCAATGGTGTGTATAAAACTCTATCCCGTCCTAAAAAAAGAATTAAATCCTTAA
- a CDS encoding TQO small subunit DoxD: protein MKHTSDSRCYDLAGLYTLSLRLVIGWTYFSAFWRRLVLENKLNPDEAGYIGEKFNHFLPNALGIKPLIEYLVTHPDALQTSMMVFTIVEGVVGLFIILGFMTRLMNIGIFALAMGILLGSGWLGTTCLDEWQIGILGIAGGFVLFLTGSGPFSVDHYLIKKDKKFTDKKWFLWMGSGALPLSKPKTFVLAGSLFIFGLTLYTNQYFHGGVLGTLHNKSVKPKIEISNISLTDSDLTFEVYRTEGADVYGSFLIGIHLLDKNGTILKALDLTELSKFPKENIKNHYVAKVKPGKHSLVIPLGAKADLTIKLDGILLKEEVHTIKLVDISGTEWTAKIN, encoded by the coding sequence ATGAAACATACCTCAGACAGCCGGTGTTATGACCTGGCCGGACTCTACACATTATCACTCCGTCTTGTGATCGGATGGACTTATTTTTCAGCGTTCTGGAGGAGACTCGTTCTCGAAAATAAATTAAATCCGGATGAAGCTGGCTATATCGGAGAAAAATTCAATCATTTTTTGCCCAATGCTTTAGGAATAAAACCTCTTATAGAATATCTGGTTACGCATCCTGATGCCCTTCAAACTTCTATGATGGTGTTTACGATTGTAGAAGGAGTCGTTGGCTTATTTATTATTCTGGGATTCATGACCAGACTCATGAACATTGGTATTTTCGCGTTGGCCATGGGAATCCTGCTGGGCTCGGGATGGCTCGGAACAACCTGTCTTGATGAATGGCAGATAGGTATTTTGGGAATTGCAGGAGGTTTTGTCCTGTTTCTTACCGGAAGCGGCCCTTTTTCCGTGGATCATTACCTGATCAAAAAGGATAAAAAATTCACTGATAAAAAATGGTTTTTATGGATGGGATCAGGAGCTCTCCCTCTATCAAAACCAAAAACATTTGTACTCGCAGGTTCACTTTTTATTTTTGGCCTTACGCTGTATACCAACCAATATTTCCATGGTGGCGTTTTGGGAACACTGCATAATAAGTCTGTAAAACCTAAGATTGAGATTTCCAATATTTCTCTTACCGATTCAGATCTGACATTTGAGGTTTACAGAACTGAGGGGGCAGATGTCTATGGATCTTTTCTGATCGGCATCCATCTTCTGGATAAAAACGGAACTATTTTAAAGGCATTGGACCTTACAGAGCTTTCCAAATTCCCGAAAGAAAATATCAAAAATCATTATGTAGCGAAAGTAAAACCGGGAAAACACAGTTTGGTTATTCCATTGGGCGCAAAGGCTGACCTTACCATTAAACTCGATGGTATTCTTTTAAAAGAAGAAG